The following proteins come from a genomic window of Diorhabda carinulata isolate Delta chromosome X, icDioCari1.1, whole genome shotgun sequence:
- the LOC130900948 gene encoding uncharacterized protein LOC130900948 isoform X1, translating to MRFTVVLAFLTYLVTLARAQYNFGVFGDPFRSIGGGLGSLQAMRDPRQNTGPVVFPPAPPDSGETSGVVVGASGYGFVPPQRSPYNSFFSFF from the exons ATGAGATTT ACCGTAGTACTTGCTTTCCTAACATATTTAGTAACGTTAGCGAGGGCgcaatataattttggagtattCGGCGACCCATTTAGAAGTATCGGGGGTGGTCTAGGATCCCTACAAGCCATGAGAGATCCCAGACAAAACACAGGACCCGTGGTGTTCCCTCCAGCACCCCCAGATAGCGGCGAAACTAGCGGGGTGGTCGTGGGAGCATCGGGGTACGGATTTGTACCACCACAAA GGTCACCCTACAACTcgtttttctctttcttttga
- the LOC130900948 gene encoding uncharacterized protein LOC130900948 isoform X2: protein MRFTVVLAFLTYLVTLARAQYNFGVFGDPFRSIGGGLGSLQAMRDPRQNTGPVVFPPAPPDSGETSGVVVGASGYGFVPPQSPQRG from the exons ATGAGATTT ACCGTAGTACTTGCTTTCCTAACATATTTAGTAACGTTAGCGAGGGCgcaatataattttggagtattCGGCGACCCATTTAGAAGTATCGGGGGTGGTCTAGGATCCCTACAAGCCATGAGAGATCCCAGACAAAACACAGGACCCGTGGTGTTCCCTCCAGCACCCCCAGATAGCGGCGAAACTAGCGGGGTGGTCGTGGGAGCATCGGGGTACGGATTTGTACCACCACAAA GTCCCCAACGTGGATag